The DNA sequence CGCGAGATCGACCGTGTCAAATCCAAACGCGACAAGTGCCTACGCAAATCGGTACCAGTGACTAAAGACGGCAAAGTTATTCATTTCAAATCATCAAGGAGGTATCAGCGACTCGACCACACCTATAAGCGTCTGCTGCAAAAGAGGCGAGACCAGACCAAGCTGATGCTGCAGACGGTAGCAAATTTTCTTTGTAAGCATTACGACATCATTGCCATTGGCGACTACACACCCAGGGGCGGCGGCTTAAGCAAAGGCATGCGCCGCAGCATGAACAACCAGTCCCTCATCGGTAGATTTAAACTCGTCGTCCAGTGGGTGGCAGCCAGGTCAGGCCGCATTTACATCGAGTGGCCTGAGCATGGCTCGACACGCACCTGCTCCGCATGTGGGTATAAGCTAGCCGAAGGACTCCCCCCGGAGGTACGCAGTTGGGACTGCCCTGCCTGCGCCAGTCACCACCTGCGTGACGAGAACGCTGCCATAAATGGATTGAAACTCGTGATGCACAAAGACTTGCCCTGCTCGGGCCAGATACCACCAGTGACGCGGAGACACTCAGCCCAGTTTACCGGCAGCGGCATCGAACGCACGTCGCTCGACGCCACAGGTAAACCTAGCGTCACGACCACTAAGGTCGTGGAGCTGAGACGAAGGCGCTCCGCGAGCACTGGACGGTGTTCTGTGCCGCATGGTGCCAGTGCCTAGGAGGGGGCTAACACCACCTCCGGGGGCATGGCATGCAGCCCAGCGCTGGCTGCAACTGTGCGGAAATTCAAGGTAGCTCAAGCTAGGGCTACGCCGTAAGTCCCTGAATGAATAGATTTAGGTAGATTGCGGAGAGCGGCACTGCATTACACAAGTTGTTCTTGGCACCTGCCGGGCGTTATTCCGAAGACATTGATCTCGTGCAAGTGCGCGCCGGCGCTATCGGCGATGTCATCA is a window from the Deltaproteobacteria bacterium genome containing:
- a CDS encoding transposase produces the protein REIDRVKSKRDKCLRKSVPVTKDGKVIHFKSSRRYQRLDHTYKRLLQKRRDQTKLMLQTVANFLCKHYDIIAIGDYTPRGGGLSKGMRRSMNNQSLIGRFKLVVQWVAARSGRIYIEWPEHGSTRTCSACGYKLAEGLPPEVRSWDCPACASHHLRDENAAINGLKLVMHKDLPCSGQIPPVTRRHSAQFTGSGIERTSLDATGKPSVTTTKVVELRRRRSASTGRCSVPHGASA